The Dyella caseinilytica genome has a window encoding:
- a CDS encoding ABC transporter permease produces the protein MHIAPILSALRRHRLATMLIALEIALACAVLCNACFLIAYRLDQMRINSGVDEASLAQIKVDCDDCNASDLNARILSAINQIPGVQSASVISAVPFGEHYGNAGIHLDAANQRPGGVVEFYVGGPGSFKALGLKLVQGAMPQADDYRPVHDFIPAEAPTWVTQALADHLWPGTDPLGQEFWMDKFHYRVAGVLAHLARPGGGEGGPATREWSVFVPGMPGKHLAGNYLIRAQPEQLSRVLRDARTAVVKAAPDAVLDWEQSRSIGELRKSYFEQDVAMTGILLGVIGALLLVTALGIVGLASFWVAQRRRQIGVRRALGATRRDILHYFQTENFLIVSIGVMLGMLLAYGLNIWLMLSYELPRLPVYYLPISVVALWLLGQLAVLAPALRAAAVPPVVATRTE, from the coding sequence ATGCACATTGCGCCCATTCTTTCCGCCCTTCGCCGCCATCGCCTGGCAACGATGCTCATCGCCCTGGAGATCGCATTGGCCTGCGCGGTGCTATGCAATGCCTGTTTTCTCATTGCCTACCGGCTCGACCAGATGCGCATCAACAGCGGCGTAGACGAGGCTTCTCTGGCGCAGATCAAGGTGGATTGCGATGACTGCAACGCCTCCGATCTAAATGCGCGCATTTTGTCGGCAATCAACCAGATTCCGGGTGTGCAATCGGCCAGCGTAATCAGTGCAGTGCCATTTGGAGAGCATTACGGCAATGCGGGTATTCATCTGGATGCTGCCAATCAAAGGCCCGGAGGTGTGGTCGAGTTCTATGTCGGCGGACCGGGCAGCTTCAAGGCATTGGGACTGAAACTGGTGCAAGGTGCCATGCCTCAGGCGGATGACTACCGCCCCGTGCACGACTTCATTCCAGCTGAAGCGCCTACATGGGTGACGCAAGCATTGGCTGACCATCTTTGGCCCGGTACCGATCCACTTGGCCAGGAATTCTGGATGGACAAATTCCACTATCGCGTCGCTGGCGTCTTGGCACACCTGGCACGGCCCGGCGGCGGTGAAGGCGGACCGGCGACTCGGGAGTGGTCGGTATTTGTACCAGGCATGCCAGGCAAGCATTTGGCCGGCAACTATCTCATTCGCGCCCAGCCCGAACAGTTATCACGAGTGTTACGCGACGCACGGACTGCTGTCGTAAAAGCCGCCCCCGACGCCGTACTCGATTGGGAACAAAGTCGTTCGATCGGTGAACTGCGGAAAAGTTATTTCGAACAAGACGTGGCAATGACCGGCATCCTCCTGGGAGTGATTGGCGCATTATTGCTGGTCACTGCACTCGGTATCGTCGGCCTTGCGAGTTTCTGGGTGGCCCAAAGGCGAAGGCAGATAGGCGTGCGCCGCGCACTAGGTGCAACCCGGCGCGACATTCTTCACTACTTTCAGACCGAGAATTTTCTGATCGTAAGCATAGGTGTGATGCTCGGCATGCTGCTTGCGTATGGCCTGAACATTTGGCTGATGCTGTCTTACGAGCTGCCACGTCTGCCCGTTTATTACCTGCCCATCAGCGTGGTGGCGCTCTGGCTGCTCGGACAACTGGCCGTGCTTGCCCCTGCACTCCGTGCTGCGGCGGTACCACCGGTCGTCGCAACGCGTACGGAGTGA
- a CDS encoding ABC transporter permease, with product MFGYYVLLAFQSLKRNTVLTALMILAVAVGIGASMTTLTVMHILTGDPLPGRSAQLFYPQVDPDPDDKDDHEPRDVMDYRSAVDLWAAHRADRQALIAKGDVRVVAPDVNIPALKLRMLATTSDFFPMFGVPFQYGQAWAGTDDEARTRVAVISSDLNNKLFGGTNSVGRTLRIRDSDVRIVGVLKPWRPSPLFYDVAGGRFSDGDTADFYTKPEDVMIPFSTGQDINQDHFEQFTCWHVPDLNGHQQDWPCLWVSLWVQLDDASKVSAYRRFAADYAAQQMTLGRFNHAGNTRMRNLMAWLDFNHVVPSDVKLQTWLAFAFLVICLFNTVGLLLAKFLHRSGEIGVRRALGATRTAVFTQCLVEAAVIGLLGGFGGWLLTLLGLWIVRRQPTAYADLVHLDLPMFMATFAAAIAATLFAGLLPAFRASRVAPALQLKTL from the coding sequence ATGTTCGGTTACTACGTGCTATTGGCGTTTCAAAGTCTGAAACGCAACACAGTGCTCACTGCGTTGATGATCCTGGCGGTCGCCGTGGGCATCGGCGCGAGCATGACCACCCTCACGGTCATGCATATCCTCACCGGCGATCCGCTTCCCGGGCGCAGTGCGCAGCTCTTCTATCCGCAGGTGGATCCAGATCCTGACGATAAAGATGATCATGAACCTCGCGACGTGATGGATTACCGTTCCGCCGTCGACCTTTGGGCCGCGCACCGCGCCGATCGACAAGCGCTTATTGCGAAAGGCGACGTTCGAGTCGTGGCACCAGACGTCAATATCCCCGCGCTAAAACTGCGCATGCTGGCGACCACGTCGGATTTCTTCCCCATGTTCGGTGTCCCTTTCCAGTACGGTCAGGCCTGGGCGGGAACAGATGACGAAGCTCGGACAAGAGTGGCGGTCATTTCCAGTGATCTGAACAACAAGCTATTCGGCGGAACAAACAGCGTTGGCCGCACCTTGCGTATTCGCGACAGCGATGTGCGCATCGTGGGAGTGCTCAAACCATGGCGCCCTTCACCGTTGTTTTATGACGTGGCTGGCGGACGCTTTTCGGACGGAGATACCGCGGACTTCTACACAAAGCCCGAGGACGTCATGATCCCGTTCTCCACCGGGCAAGACATCAATCAGGATCACTTTGAGCAATTCACCTGCTGGCACGTTCCTGATCTGAATGGTCACCAGCAAGATTGGCCGTGTTTATGGGTGAGTCTGTGGGTGCAATTGGACGATGCATCCAAGGTGTCTGCGTATCGACGCTTTGCGGCCGACTATGCCGCACAGCAAATGACGCTTGGACGTTTCAACCATGCCGGCAATACCCGGATGAGAAACCTGATGGCGTGGCTGGATTTCAATCACGTTGTACCGAGCGACGTGAAGCTTCAGACCTGGCTCGCCTTCGCCTTCCTTGTCATCTGCCTGTTCAATACCGTGGGACTCCTGCTGGCCAAGTTCCTGCATCGCAGCGGTGAAATTGGTGTGCGCAGGGCGCTGGGCGCGACACGCACTGCCGTCTTCACGCAATGCCTGGTGGAGGCGGCAGTGATCGGATTACTGGGCGGCTTCGGCGGCTGGCTGCTGACGTTGCTGGGACTGTGGATCGTGCGTCGGCAGCCAACGGCATACGCGGACTTGGTGCATCTGGATCTTCCCATGTTCATGGCGACGTTTGCAGCCGCAATCGCAGCAACGCTTTTTGCCGGACTACTACCGGCCTTTCGAGCCAGCCGTGTAGCCCCTGCCCTGCAGTTGAAGACGCTATGA
- a CDS encoding VOC family protein, which produces MRIQYLEIVTKDVDAVCAAYASTNGVQFGEPDAELGNARTAALAGGGLVGVRAPLRETEAPVVRPYWLVKDIEAAIIAVVQAGGEIAHPPLKIPGHGTFAIYIQGGNDHGLWQI; this is translated from the coding sequence ATGCGGATCCAATATCTCGAAATCGTGACAAAGGACGTTGACGCAGTATGCGCGGCATACGCGTCAACTAACGGGGTGCAATTCGGCGAGCCTGACGCAGAACTCGGCAACGCACGAACCGCCGCGTTGGCTGGCGGCGGGCTAGTCGGCGTACGTGCCCCCTTACGCGAGACCGAGGCGCCAGTGGTACGGCCCTATTGGCTGGTGAAAGACATCGAAGCAGCCATCATCGCTGTCGTTCAGGCAGGTGGTGAGATCGCTCACCCACCCCTGAAGATACCCGGTCACGGCACATTTGCCATCTATATCCAGGGTGGCAATGACCACGGGTTATGGCAGATCTAG
- a CDS encoding DUF4386 domain-containing protein, with the protein MNARDAQFYARVAGILLVVSLVAGGFGESYVPDKLMAANDPVEVARTMAASVGLFRASFAVYLIEAMCDVTLTAIFYILLRPVSRPLSLIVVCFGILSTATFAAGEIFYFSAALPVIDSDVAKALTPDARTAFIYLCLTVYGYVFSIFAAFYGIAVMLRGYLIFRSGYLPRVLGALIMLGGASFIVKNFTAVLMPQCDSALMVLPMLIAMASMAFWFIAKGIDCAGWQQLQGVQER; encoded by the coding sequence ATGAACGCACGCGATGCCCAATTCTACGCGCGAGTGGCTGGAATCCTGCTGGTTGTTTCTCTTGTTGCTGGCGGATTCGGTGAGTCTTATGTGCCGGACAAGCTGATGGCCGCAAACGACCCAGTGGAGGTGGCACGCACCATGGCGGCTTCCGTTGGATTGTTTCGCGCCAGTTTCGCTGTCTACCTCATCGAGGCGATGTGCGATGTCACCCTGACAGCGATTTTCTACATCTTGCTGCGACCGGTCAGTCGCCCCCTATCGCTGATCGTTGTTTGCTTCGGGATATTGTCGACGGCCACATTCGCTGCGGGCGAGATCTTCTACTTTTCCGCTGCGTTGCCGGTGATCGATTCGGATGTTGCTAAAGCCCTTACACCGGATGCCCGTACAGCATTCATCTATCTTTGCCTCACCGTGTATGGCTACGTCTTCAGTATCTTTGCTGCTTTTTATGGTATCGCTGTCATGTTGCGAGGTTACCTGATCTTCCGCTCGGGCTATCTTCCGCGTGTGCTCGGCGCACTGATAATGCTGGGCGGCGCCAGCTTCATAGTTAAAAACTTCACCGCAGTGCTGATGCCGCAATGCGACTCTGCGCTGATGGTGTTACCCATGTTGATCGCCATGGCAAGCATGGCATTTTGGTTCATCGCGAAAGGCATTGATTGTGCCGGCTGGCAGCAACTGCAGGGTGTACAAGAGCGCTGA